The Aquidulcibacter paucihalophilus genomic interval CTCACGGCCTCCCGCCTGGTCGCCCACCCTTCACCTGTCGATTCGGAGGCGTGCATCCCGAAACCTCGCCACGGCCACAACGCGCCGTGACGCATAGTCTACCGAATCCGCCGGTTTTCGTCGCGCCTGAATGGCCCTTGGTCGCACACCATCCCGCGAGACGGCGGAGACAGCGCCCGAAAGCCGCCTAGCGGTTCAGGAGCATGCCGTCGCCGAAATAGGCCCCCTGGTCACCGAGCATCTCTTCAATGCGGAGCAGCTGGTTGTATTTGGCCGTGCGATCCGAACGGGCCAGCGAGCCCGTCTTGATCTGTCCGCAGTTGGTAGCGACGGCGAGGTCGGCGATGATCGAATCCTCGGTCTCGCCCGAACGGTGGCTCATGACAGCGGTGTAGCCGGCGCGGTGCGCCATATCCACAGCATCCAGAGTTTCGGACAAGGTCCCGATCTGGTTCACTTTCACCAGAATAGAGTTGGCCAGCCCCTCGCCGATCCCGGCGGCCAGACGCGCGGGGTTGGTGACGAACAGGTCGTCACCGACGATCTGGCAGCGGTCGCCCAGACGCTCGGTCAGCAGCCGCCAGCCATCGAAATCATCCTCAGCGCAGCCGTCCTCGATCGAAACGATGGGGAAGCGTTCGCACAGGTCGGCGAGGTAGTTGACCATGGCCTCGGCCTCGAGCGTCTTGCCCTCCCCGGCCATGACGTATTTGCCGTCCTTGAAGAACTCCGTCGCCGCGACATCGAGCCCGAGGTGGAAGTCCTCGCCCGCCAGATAGCCGGCGGCCTGACCGGCGCGGGTGATGAAGCTCAAGGCCTCTTCGGCCGAGGCCAGGTTGGGGGCGAAGCCGCCCTCGTCGCCGACATTGGTATTGTGTCCGGCGTCCTTCAGTTGCTTGCGCAGGGCGTAGAAGATTTCCGAGCCCATGCGCAGGGCCTCGGAGAAGCTGTCCGCCCCGGTCGGCAGGATCATGAACTCCTGGATGTCGATCGGATTGTCGGCATGGGCGCCGCCGTTGATGATGTTCATCATCGGGGTCGGCAGGATGCGCGCCGAGACGCCGCCCAGATAGCGGTGCAGCGGCAGGCCGGAGGAGATGGCGCTGGCCTTGGCGACGGCAAGGCTGACGCCGAGGATGGCGTTGGCGCCCAGCCGACCCTTGTTCTCGGTGCCGTCGAGGGCGATCAGGGCCTCGTCGATGCGGCGCTGGTCCTCGGCGTCCATGCCGCTGAGGGCGTCGAAGATCTCGCCGTTGACGTTGTCGACGGCCTTGCCGACGCCCTTGCCGCCCCACAGGTCCTTGTCGCCGTCGCGCAGTTCCACGGCCTCATGGGCGCCGGTCGAGGCCCCCGAGGGCACGGCGGCGCGGCCGAAGCTGCCGTCATCGAGGATCACATCCACCTCGACCGTCGGATTGCCGCGGCTGTCGAGGATCTGGCGGGCGACGATGTCGGCGATGTCGGTCATGGGTGTGCTCTTCTGTCGGGGACTGGGCGGGGTTTAGCCCAACCCCCGCAGAATCGCCAACCGTCAGGCGCAGCCTTCGACGTACTGGATGCTCGGCCCGCCCGCGGCCACGTGTTCGGCCGTGCCGTCCGTGCCGATGTGATAGGCGATGCCCCGCGCGGCGGGGTTCTGGACGTAGCCGGCGGAGCCGCCGACGCTCCAGGTCGTGATGTATTCCGCCGGGGCGGCGGAATATTTGTGCGGCGTAGCGGTCGCCGTCGGGCCGTAGGCGGCCTTGATCGCCGTGGCCGTATCGCCGACGCCGAAGCCCTTGTCCGTCTTCAGGGTCGCGCCCCGGTCCAGCCAGATGCTGGTCAGGACGCCCTGTTCAATCATGACCCTCAGGCCCGTCGGGGCGCGGGCCGGATGGAAGGTGTCGCAGGCGGCCGGGTCAGGACCACCGACCGAGCCGGGGCTGGAATCGGCCCCCAGGGCCGTCTCGACCTCGGCGCGGGTCATGCCGATACGGAGCGGCCCGAAGCCCTGGGACGTCAGCACGTTCGCGGCCGGGACGGGCGCGGGGACCGGCGCAGGCTCGGGGGCCGGGGCCGGAGCGGTGTCAGGCGCGCCGCAGGCGGCGAGCGCGAGGACGGCGGTGGTGAGCATCAGGCGGCGGATCATGGCGCAACTCCGTTGGGTGGGAGGTACAACGCACGAAAACGGCGCGCGGTGCACCGCGCGCCGTTATTCAGCTTCGTCCCGGCCCGGCCTTCGCGCGTCGCGCTCCGTCGGCCGGGATGAGGAGGTTCTAAGGCCTAGTCTTCCTTGGGCGTCAGGACCTGGCGGCCGCGGTAGGTGCCGGTCTTCAGGTCGATGTGGTGCGAGCGGCGCAGCTCGCCCGTGTCCTTGTCCTCGACGTGCGGGTTGGAGCCCAGCGAGTCGTGCGAGCGGCGCATGTTGCGACGCGAGGGCGATACTTTGCGCTTCGGAACGGCCATGTCCGTCTCAATCTTCTCAAGGGTGGCGCCGGCGGAGGCGCGAAAACAACAGCGGCGGCCCGAAAGAGCCGCCTGCGAGGGCGGGCTTATGCCTCAACCCGGCCCGGAGTTCAAGCGGGAGCTTGTCCGGTCGCCCCGGAAGCCCGATCCGTCCGCGACACGGCGTAGAAGACGCTGTCCTTCCAGACGCCGCCGACGTTCCAGGTGCGCTCGCCAAAGCCGGTCCTGACGAACCCCAGCCGCTCCAGCAGGCGAATCGAGGCGGCGTTCTCCGGGTCGACGTCGGCGGTCAGGGTCTCGATGTCCCGGGTCCCGAAGACATGGTCGACCGCCGCCCCCACGGCCTCGGACGCCAGCCCCTGCCCCCAGCAGTCGGGATGCAGGATGTAGCCGACGTCGGGCAACCTCCAGAATCCCGCCTTGCCGATCACCCGGCCGTCCAGCTCGATGACGAAGTCGGGATGGTCGGGGCCATTGGCGATCATGGCGTCCAGCCACGTCCGGCTCTCGTCCAGCGTCTCGTGCGGGGGCTCCGACCACCAGAGGGTGGCACGGGGGTCCGACAGCACGGCGTGCATGGCCTCCAGATCGTCCGGCCGGGCGGAGCGCAGGATCAGGCGGGGCGTGCGGATCTCCACCGGCTCAGGCCAGTCCATGTTCCATGACGACGAAATACAGGTCGTCACGTTTGGGCAGGCCGAAACGCGGGTTGCCATAAGGGAACGGCAGGGTCTCGCCCGTCCGTTGATATCCGAGCCGTTGGTACCAGGCGATCAGGGTCTCGCGCTGGGGGAGGACCGAGATGCGCACCCGACGGGCACCGAAGCGTTCGGCCAGCGCAGCGTGGGCGGCCTCGACCAGTCGGCGGCCCAGACCGCCCCCCTGAAGCGTCGGGCGGATAGACAGCATGCCGAAATAGCCCATGCCTTCGCCGCGGTCCGCAATCAGGATGCAGCCGACCAGCTCATCGTCGCGCCAGGCCGTCAGCAGGGCCTGCGCCGGATCGGCCAGAATGTCGGCGAGGTCATCGGGATCGGTGCGCTGGCCGTCCAGCAAGTCCGCCTCGGTGGTCCAGCCGGCGCGCGAGGACTCGCCGCGATAGGCGCTCTCGATGAGGGCATGCAGGGCCGGAATATCCGCCGGAGCGGCGTCACGGATCGTGATCTCAGTCATGGGCCAGCATTTCGCTGACCGCCTCGCCGATCGCAAGGGAGCTGGTCAGACCGGGGCTTTCAATGCCGAACAGGGCGACCAGTCCGTCGAGGCCATGAAGATCGCGGCCGTGCAGCTGGAAGTCCGGCTGCGGCTCGCCCGGTCCGTGCAGTTTCGGCCGGATGCCGGCGTAGTCGGGGGTGAGCGCACCGTCCGGAAGGCCGGGCCAGAAGCGGCGGATGTAGCCCTCGAACTCGGCGGCCTTGGCGGCGTCGACCGCATAGTCTTCGGTTTCGACATAGACGAGGTCGGGCCCGAACACGGCCTGACCGCCCAGGTCCTTGCGATAGTGGGTGCCCAGCGCGCCGTGGATGGGCGGTGGATAGATCAGCCGCTCGAACGGCGCCCTTCCGGTCAGGCGGAAATAAACCCCCTTGCCGAAATGCCCCGCCGGGATGCGGTCTTCCGGATAGCCTTCGATCCGGGCCGCCACGGCCTGCGCGGCGAGACCCGGCACGGTGACCAGGAGGCGGGTGGTCAGGGTCGCCCCGCCCTCCCCGCCCGCTGTGAGGGTGAAGCCGCCGCCGGGCAAGGGCTGCGCCCGTTCGAACGGGGTGGAGACCACCACCGAACCGCCCGCCTCAACGATCTCGCCTTCCAACGCCAGCATATAGCCGTGACTGTCGAAGACGCCGCTCTCGGGCGACAGGATGGCGGCGTGGGCGTTCAGGCCCGGCTCCAGCGCCTGCGCCTGGGCGCCGGTCAGATGTTCCAGTCCTTCGACACCGTTGGCCGTCGCCTGGACGAAGATAGCCTCGATCCGCTCGACCTCGGCCGCGTCGGTGGCCACGACCAGTTTGCCGCATTTGCGGAAATCGACCTTGTGGCTGTCGAGGAAGGCGTAGAGCGCCCGCCGCCCCTCGACGCAGAACCGTGCCTTCAGCGAACCGGTCGGATAATAGAGGCCGCCGTGGATGACCTCGGAATTGCGCGAGGACACGCCCTGACCGATGTGGGGTTCCTTCTCCAGCACCAGCACCGACAGGCCCCGCTTCGCCAGCGCCCGGCCGCAGGCCAGGCCGACCGCGCCGGCCCCCACCACCGTCGCGTCGAAGTCGAAGCTCACCGCCTGGCCGTGGAAGATTGGGGTCCGTAGAGTTTCGCCGCCCGCGCCTCGAAACAGCTCATCAGCTTGCTGACGGCGCGGTCGAAATTGGCGTGCAGCATGCCGTCGAGCAGTCGCGACTTGAAGGCGAAGTCGATCATGAACTCGACCCGCGTCCCGGCCGGATCGGGGAAGAATTCCCAGCGGTTCTTGAGGTGCCGGAACGGCCCGCGGATCAGGCCGACCTCGACCATGTCGCGGTTCCGGTCATGCCGCACCCAGGTCGAGAACCTTTCCCTGAGGAAGGAGAAGCCCACGGCCGCCTCGGCGTCGACCAGGCTGACACCGGCCCCCTCCTCGCGCGGGCTCCAGGTCCGCATGGCGGTCACCCAGGGCACGAACTCGGGATAGGCGCGCACATCGGCGACCAGACCGGCCAGCTGGGCCGGCGTGTACGGCAGGATTTTGGTGACGCGGTGGACGGCCAAGCGCGGCTCAGCGTCCGGTCTGCGCCAAACGCGCCGCCCTCAGCCGGGCGAAGTCGTCGCCGGCGTGGTGCGAGCTGCGGGTCAGGGGCGAGGACGACACCATCAGGAAGCCCTTGGCGCGGGCGATGGCCTCATAGGCCTTGAACTCGTCCGGGGTGACGAAGCGGTCGATGGCGGCGTGTTTGCGGGTCGGCTGGAGGTACTGGCCGATGGTGATGAAGTCGACGCCGGCCGAGCGCATGTCGTCCATCACCTGCATGACCTCTTCGCGGGTCTCGCCCAGGCCGACCATGATGCCGGACTTGGTGAACTGGTTGGGGTCGCGTTCCTTGACCATCTGCAGCAGGCGCAGGCTGTGGAAGTAGCGGGCTCCGGGCCGGATCTTCAGATACAGCCGCGGCACGGTCTCGAGGTTGTGGTTGAAGACGTCCGGGGTCGCATCGATCATCACCTCGGCCGCCCCGTCCTTGCGCAGGAAGTCGGGCGTCAGGATCTCGATCGTCGTGTTCGGCGCCTGGATGCGGATCTGGCGAACCACTTCCGCGAAATGGGCCGCGCCGCCGTCGGAGACGTCATCCCGGTCCACGCTGGTGATGACGACGTGATTCAGGCCCAGCTGCGCCACGGCCAGACCGACCTTGGCCGGCTCTTCCGGATCCAGCGGCTGGGGCAGGCCCGTCTTGACGTTGCAGAAGGCGCAGGCCCGCGTGCAGGTGTCGCCCATGATCATCAGGGTGGCGTGCTTCTGGCTCCAGCACTCGCCGATGTTCGGGCAGGCCGCCTCCTCACACACGGTGACGAGGCCCTTGTCCTTCACGATGGCCTTGGTGGCATTGTACTGGCCCGAGCCGGGCGCCTTGACGCGCAGCCAGTCGGGCTTCTTCAGCACCGCCGTCTCGGGCCGGTTCTGCTTCTCGGGGTGACGCAGTTCGGCCGGCGTCTTCGTCAGGGTGTTGATCAGCGTAACCAAGGCGACGCGGGCTCCGGAGCGGTGCGGAACCGCTATGTCGTCCTTCCGCGGGGCGAAGGCAAGGCGGGCCGGCTCCTCACGCGAGGTAACGCACCTTTTCAAGGCGACGCGGCCGCCCTAGTCTGACCGCTGAACATAAAAAGGGCGCGGGACAAACCGCAGCCGCACGGAGGATGGACTTGCGCGTACCCCTGGATCCCCGTCACGTTGAGGAAACGGTTTTTGACGCCCTCATCTCCGCCCGGGAAAAATTCGGCGACAAGGAAATCCTTGAGGACATCGACCGGAATCCGCTGACCTACACCGGGCTGATCCGCTCCGCTTTTGTGCTGGGCCGCAAGATCGCCGCGATGACCGAAGTGGGTGAGCGGGTCGGCATATTGCTGCCCTCCAGCTCTGGTGTCGTCGTCACCTATTTCGGCCTGCATGCGCATGGCCGGGTGCCTGTGATGCTGAATTTCACGTCCGGTCAGGCCAACATCAAGGCGGCGATCAAGGCCGCCGGGCTGAAGAAGGTCCTCTCCGCCAAGCGGTTCATCAACCAGGCCAAGCTCGAAGACCTGATGGAGGAACTGGGCAAGGTCGCCGAGATTGTCTGGCTGGACGATATCCGCAAAACCATCGGACTGCAGGACAAGGCCTATGGCTTGCTGGCCGGCATGCTGCCCAGACAATTCAGGGTCAGGACCGAACCATCCTCGACGGGCGTCATCCTCTTCACCTCCGGGAGCTTCGGCGCCCCCAAGGGCGTGGTGCTCAGCCAGTGGAATCTGGTCTCCAACTGTCGGCAGGGCTCCCAGCATATTGACCTGAAGCCGGAGTGGGTGATGTTCAACCCGCTGCCGACGTTCCATTGTTTCGGACTGACGGGCGGGGTCATGCTGCCGCTGCTGAACGGCATGAAGGCATTCCAGTATCCCTCGCCGCTGCACGCAAAACAGATCGTTGAGCTGCTACCCGAGGTGAAGGCCTCGATCCTGTTCGCGACCGATACCTTCCTGAACCAGTATGCCCGGGTCGCGTCACCCGATGATTTCGACACCCTGGAGTTTGTGGTCGCCGGCGCCGAGCGCGTGCGGCCCGAGACCCACCACCTGTTCAACACCCGCTTCCACGGCCTCAAACTGCTCGAAGGCTACGGGGCGACCGAGGCGGCCCCCGTTGTGGCGATCAACCACCCGGACCGGAACCGGCCGGGGACGGTCGGCCAGATGATCCCGGGCATGGAATGGCGGCTCGATCCGGTCGAGGGCATTCCGGACGGGGGGCGGCTTTTCCTGCGCGGGCCGAACGTGATGCAGGGATATCTGTCGCCGAATGACCCCGAGGTCGTCGAACCGCTGCCCGGCGGCTGGCACGACACGGGCGACATCGTCGACATCGACAAGGACGGCTATGTCTCGATCCTCGGCCGGATCAAGCGGTTCGCCAAGATCGGCGGCGAGATGGTGTCCCTGACCGCGGTCGAGGGTCTGGCCAGCGCGGTCTGGCCCGAGGCGCGGCACGCCGTGGTCTCGATCCCCGACGCGCGCAAGGGCGAGAAGCTGGTGCTGGTCACCGACCGCCGGGACGCCGACGTCGCCCGTCTGGCCGAATGGGCCCGCAGCCACGGCGCGCCCGAACTGGCCGTTCCCAAGAAGATCATGCGCGTCGCCGAGGTGCCCGTGCTGGGCACCGGCAAGACCGACTATGTCCGCATCCAGCAGATGGCCGAACTGGAGAAGGCCGCCTGACGGACGAGCTCTTGACTGCAACAGTAACAGTTTCAATATGACGAACGGTCCGAGCCGGGCCGGTGACGGAAGGAACTGACCATGAGCCTGTTTTCCAAACTCGATCCCCATGCCGACAAGGCGCTGGCGGGGCTGCGCATCGTCTCCGGCCTGATGTTCATGCAGCACGGCGCGCAGAAGATCTTCGGCTTCCCGGCCCCCGCCATGGGTCCGTTCGACATCGCCAGCCAGATGGGCGTCGGCGGCGTTCTGGAGCTGGTCGGCGGGGCGATGATCGTCCTCGGGCTGTTCACCCGACCGGTCGCCTTCCTCATGTCAGGCATGATGGCCGTGGCCTATGCCCAGTTCCACTGGCAGTTCGGTGGCGCGTCCTTCTTCCCGATGGTCAACCAGGGCGAGCTGGCGGCGCTGTACTGCTGGGTCTTCCTGTATCTCGCCTTTGCCGGACCGGGCACCTGGGCCCTGGACCACGTCCTGAAGCGCAAGACCGACCTCGCCTAACCGATCCGCACGCCCGTCATCGAGATTGAACCGCCCTCGATGACGTCGTTGAAGAAGCTGACGTCGTCGCCCGGCCTGCGCTGGGCGGCGACGTAGAGCAGCGGCAGATAGTGTTCGTCGGTCGGGACGCTCATCTGCGCGTCCTCCGCCAGCCCGACCCAGTCGATCAGGGCCTCGTCGTCGCCGCGCAGCAAGGCCGCCTTGACCGCTTCATTGAAGCCTGAGGCCCAGGGGTAGGCCTCTCCGCCGGCCCGCTTCCAGGTCCGCAGATTGTGCACGAAGTCACCCGAGCCGGCGATGACGATCCCCTCGTCCCGCAGCGCCGTGAGGCGTTTCGCCAGCGTATGATGACCGCGCGCTTCGAGGCCGCGGTCCAGCGACAACTGGACCACCGGAACATCGGCCTTGGGCCAGACATGGGCCAGCACCGACCAGGTCCCGTGATCGAGGCCCCACTGCGTCGTCGGCGTCGCTCCCGTCAACGTGGCGACCCGCGCGGCCAGCTCGGGTGAGCCCGGCGCCGGGTATTGCATCGCATGCAGTTCGTCAGGGAAGCCTCCGAAATCGTGAAGGGTTTCGGGCTTCGACTGCACCGTCACGGCCAGGCCGTTCGTCTCCCAGTGGGCCGAGACCATGACCACGCCCCTCGGCTTCCCGACGGCTTCGCCGAGCGCGCGCCAGGCGTCGGCGTAAGGCCCGCCGAGAGCGTTCATCGGGGAACCATGGCCAAAGAAGATCACGGGCTGGCGCATCAGGGTTGGGCTCATTCTATTAGAAACAGTGTATGTTTCTAATATGGGCTGCGGGACAGGCGGCGCAAGCCTCAACCACTGATCCGCGGACCGATCGGACAGACCCGGTCATAAAAGGCTGGATCCGCCGGCGCCGGCTGGCCGCGCGTCAGGCGGAACCGGTGCTCGACCACCATGGCCTGCTGTTCGATGTTCAGGCCGCCCCAGTCGCAGTCCACCCCGACCGGATATTCATAGGACGCGGGTCGATCGCCCGCCCGGATCTTGCCGGTCAGGAGATTGACCCCCTGCTGCGCCTGCCAGACGTGGGTCAGTTCATGGATCAGCAGGGCCTGAAGCTTCAGGGGTGCAGCCGATACGTCCGATGGCAGGGTGCGCGCCGGCCAGACGATCCACTCCCGTCCGAACCAGCGCCCGGGCACAAAGGCGCGGTCGAAAGGCCACGGCGCAGGCAGGAATCGGATGAAGTCGAGCGCAAGGGCGTCGCCGAAGGCCTCGACCGCCAGCGCGCGTTCTCCGTCCGTGAGGGCCCGTATCACGACGGCGGCGGCGGCCCGGCATAGCCGCTCGCCGGACTGACCCACTCCCAGTGCCAGGGCTCGAAGGCGTAGGGGACGAAGCCGAAACGGCCGGCGTTCTTCACCAGCCAGCGATAGGTGGCCCCGCGGCTCATGTGCAGACGGCTGGGCGGCGAGGTGTTGTCGACGCCGAGACCGACGACCTGGCCGACATAGAGGTCGACCGCCGTGCCGGTGCGGTGCGGTGAACAGACCGCACGGCGGACGCCGTCGCAATTGCCGGCCGCCGCGCACCGCGCCGCATCGGCCTCCGGGTCCCGGAAGCCCGAGAAGATCTGCAGCAGCTCCGGATCGTTGGCGACCTCGGGCACCTCGGCCCGGGCGGCAGCAACCATCTGGCGATAGGCCTCAAGCACATCACGGCGCAGCAGGCGGGTCAGACGGTCGGCGTGTTCCTCGGACGCGACCAGATAGCCCAGCTGGTACAGGGGCGGCGGATCAGGACAGGGCTCCTCGCGGACCCGCGCCATGATGAAGGGCCGGCGCTCCTGCCACAGGCCGCGGAAGGTCTGGAAAGTCGCCTGGTCGAATATGCCGGTCGAGGGCAGTTGATGCGCGGTCTGGAAGTCCGCCAGCCGACGCGCGAAGACCGGAGAACTGGCCGCGCAGCCGGTGGCCAGTTCCTGCTGGATCAGCGGCACATAGGTCTCCCAACCCCATTCGGCCGAGCCGAAGGGGGCCCATTCCAGCGAATGCAGCGAAATGCCGTTGGCGAGGGCCGGGCCGCCCCAGTCCTCGATCTGGCGGTCGCAGAACTCGGCCTGCGCCTTCGCCGGCCCGGCGACCAGGACGGTCGCGAGGGCGCTGATCAGCAGCA includes:
- the lipA gene encoding lipoyl synthase, translated to MVTLINTLTKTPAELRHPEKQNRPETAVLKKPDWLRVKAPGSGQYNATKAIVKDKGLVTVCEEAACPNIGECWSQKHATLMIMGDTCTRACAFCNVKTGLPQPLDPEEPAKVGLAVAQLGLNHVVITSVDRDDVSDGGAAHFAEVVRQIRIQAPNTTIEILTPDFLRKDGAAEVMIDATPDVFNHNLETVPRLYLKIRPGARYFHSLRLLQMVKERDPNQFTKSGIMVGLGETREEVMQVMDDMRSAGVDFITIGQYLQPTRKHAAIDRFVTPDEFKAYEAIARAKGFLMVSSSPLTRSSHHAGDDFARLRAARLAQTGR
- the eno gene encoding phosphopyruvate hydratase → MTDIADIVARQILDSRGNPTVEVDVILDDGSFGRAAVPSGASTGAHEAVELRDGDKDLWGGKGVGKAVDNVNGEIFDALSGMDAEDQRRIDEALIALDGTENKGRLGANAILGVSLAVAKASAISSGLPLHRYLGGVSARILPTPMMNIINGGAHADNPIDIQEFMILPTGADSFSEALRMGSEIFYALRKQLKDAGHNTNVGDEGGFAPNLASAEEALSFITRAGQAAGYLAGEDFHLGLDVAATEFFKDGKYVMAGEGKTLEAEAMVNYLADLCERFPIVSIEDGCAEDDFDGWRLLTERLGDRCQIVGDDLFVTNPARLAAGIGEGLANSILVKVNQIGTLSETLDAVDMAHRAGYTAVMSHRSGETEDSIIADLAVATNCGQIKTGSLARSDRTAKYNQLLRIEEMLGDQGAYFGDGMLLNR
- a CDS encoding GNAT family N-acetyltransferase, which codes for MDWPEPVEIRTPRLILRSARPDDLEAMHAVLSDPRATLWWSEPPHETLDESRTWLDAMIANGPDHPDFVIELDGRVIGKAGFWRLPDVGYILHPDCWGQGLASEAVGAAVDHVFGTRDIETLTADVDPENAASIRLLERLGFVRTGFGERTWNVGGVWKDSVFYAVSRTDRASGATGQAPA
- a CDS encoding GNAT family N-acetyltransferase, which produces MTEITIRDAAPADIPALHALIESAYRGESSRAGWTTEADLLDGQRTDPDDLADILADPAQALLTAWRDDELVGCILIADRGEGMGYFGMLSIRPTLQGGGLGRRLVEAAHAALAERFGARRVRISVLPQRETLIAWYQRLGYQRTGETLPFPYGNPRFGLPKRDDLYFVVMEHGLA
- a CDS encoding DoxX family protein, with the translated sequence MSLFSKLDPHADKALAGLRIVSGLMFMQHGAQKIFGFPAPAMGPFDIASQMGVGGVLELVGGAMIVLGLFTRPVAFLMSGMMAVAYAQFHWQFGGASFFPMVNQGELAALYCWVFLYLAFAGPGTWALDHVLKRKTDLA
- a CDS encoding AMP-binding protein, which translates into the protein MDLRVPLDPRHVEETVFDALISAREKFGDKEILEDIDRNPLTYTGLIRSAFVLGRKIAAMTEVGERVGILLPSSSGVVVTYFGLHAHGRVPVMLNFTSGQANIKAAIKAAGLKKVLSAKRFINQAKLEDLMEELGKVAEIVWLDDIRKTIGLQDKAYGLLAGMLPRQFRVRTEPSSTGVILFTSGSFGAPKGVVLSQWNLVSNCRQGSQHIDLKPEWVMFNPLPTFHCFGLTGGVMLPLLNGMKAFQYPSPLHAKQIVELLPEVKASILFATDTFLNQYARVASPDDFDTLEFVVAGAERVRPETHHLFNTRFHGLKLLEGYGATEAAPVVAINHPDRNRPGTVGQMIPGMEWRLDPVEGIPDGGRLFLRGPNVMQGYLSPNDPEVVEPLPGGWHDTGDIVDIDKDGYVSILGRIKRFAKIGGEMVSLTAVEGLASAVWPEARHAVVSIPDARKGEKLVLVTDRRDADVARLAEWARSHGAPELAVPKKIMRVAEVPVLGTGKTDYVRIQQMAELEKAA
- the rpmF gene encoding 50S ribosomal protein L32 — encoded protein: MAVPKRKVSPSRRNMRRSHDSLGSNPHVEDKDTGELRRSHHIDLKTGTYRGRQVLTPKED
- a CDS encoding type II toxin-antitoxin system RatA family toxin; the protein is MAVHRVTKILPYTPAQLAGLVADVRAYPEFVPWVTAMRTWSPREEGAGVSLVDAEAAVGFSFLRERFSTWVRHDRNRDMVEVGLIRGPFRHLKNRWEFFPDPAGTRVEFMIDFAFKSRLLDGMLHANFDRAVSKLMSCFEARAAKLYGPQSSTARR
- a CDS encoding D-alanyl-D-alanine carboxypeptidase family protein, with product MPIRLLLLLISALATVLVAGPAKAQAEFCDRQIEDWGGPALANGISLHSLEWAPFGSAEWGWETYVPLIQQELATGCAASSPVFARRLADFQTAHQLPSTGIFDQATFQTFRGLWQERRPFIMARVREEPCPDPPPLYQLGYLVASEEHADRLTRLLRRDVLEAYRQMVAAARAEVPEVANDPELLQIFSGFRDPEADAARCAAAGNCDGVRRAVCSPHRTGTAVDLYVGQVVGLGVDNTSPPSRLHMSRGATYRWLVKNAGRFGFVPYAFEPWHWEWVSPASGYAGPPPPS
- the ygiD gene encoding 4,5-DOPA dioxygenase extradiol, producing MNALGGPYADAWRALGEAVGKPRGVVMVSAHWETNGLAVTVQSKPETLHDFGGFPDELHAMQYPAPGSPELAARVATLTGATPTTQWGLDHGTWSVLAHVWPKADVPVVQLSLDRGLEARGHHTLAKRLTALRDEGIVIAGSGDFVHNLRTWKRAGGEAYPWASGFNEAVKAALLRGDDEALIDWVGLAEDAQMSVPTDEHYLPLLYVAAQRRPGDDVSFFNDVIEGGSISMTGVRIG
- a CDS encoding NAD(P)/FAD-dependent oxidoreductase; protein product: MSFDFDATVVGAGAVGLACGRALAKRGLSVLVLEKEPHIGQGVSSRNSEVIHGGLYYPTGSLKARFCVEGRRALYAFLDSHKVDFRKCGKLVVATDAAEVERIEAIFVQATANGVEGLEHLTGAQAQALEPGLNAHAAILSPESGVFDSHGYMLALEGEIVEAGGSVVVSTPFERAQPLPGGGFTLTAGGEGGATLTTRLLVTVPGLAAQAVAARIEGYPEDRIPAGHFGKGVYFRLTGRAPFERLIYPPPIHGALGTHYRKDLGGQAVFGPDLVYVETEDYAVDAAKAAEFEGYIRRFWPGLPDGALTPDYAGIRPKLHGPGEPQPDFQLHGRDLHGLDGLVALFGIESPGLTSSLAIGEAVSEMLAHD